Proteins found in one Subtercola endophyticus genomic segment:
- a CDS encoding sigma-70 family RNA polymerase sigma factor: MLKLVTPHIERDDPAPEVSLDSLLERVATADQRAFSELYDRVAPRVLGLVRRLLVDHAQSEEVTQEVFLEIWKTAPKFDTERGAAMSWILTMAHRRAVDRVRASQANHVRDLKIGIRDLEREYDQTSETVEIRIEHERVKKAMGQLTELQRQAISLAYYGGYSHSEVAELLHVPIGTVKTRLRDGMIRLRDEMGVTK; encoded by the coding sequence ATGCTTAAGCTCGTGACTCCCCACATCGAACGTGACGACCCTGCGCCGGAGGTGAGTCTGGACTCCCTTCTCGAACGGGTGGCCACGGCCGACCAACGGGCGTTCTCCGAGCTGTACGACAGGGTCGCTCCTCGGGTTTTGGGCCTCGTCAGAAGGCTGCTCGTCGACCACGCTCAGTCTGAAGAAGTGACTCAAGAGGTTTTTCTCGAGATCTGGAAAACGGCGCCCAAGTTCGACACCGAACGTGGGGCGGCAATGTCGTGGATCCTCACCATGGCGCACCGCCGGGCAGTCGACCGGGTTCGTGCGTCGCAGGCAAATCACGTTCGCGACCTCAAGATCGGCATTCGAGACCTAGAGCGCGAGTACGACCAGACCTCTGAAACCGTAGAAATACGAATCGAACACGAGCGAGTGAAGAAGGCGATGGGGCAACTCACCGAGTTGCAACGTCAGGCCATCAGCCTCGCTTACTATGGCGGCTACAGCCACAGTGAAGTAGCAGAACTTCTTCATGTGCCAATCGGCACGGTGAAGACTCGATTACGCGACGGAATGATCCGCCTGAGAGATGAGATGGGGGTGACCAAATGA
- the pstA gene encoding phosphate ABC transporter permease PstA, translating into MSVLSPRTKPTGPVANSLTTGQLPRFAEFYILGGSLLVSALLLLLVGFSIVGWLVLTAVIYLIALAILSSVVENRRKATDRVVRGLVTVAFLLALIPLVSTLATVIAQGAGEISWSYITSVGSSSFDPNTLTVTQTPGALQAIVGTLIITGIAALISIPIGLLTSIYLVEYALPKQGLARAVTFLVDVMTGIPSIVAGLFAFSLFSIIVGPKAFSGFSASIALCVLMIPTVVRSCEEMLKLVPNDLREASFALGVSKFSTIVKIVLPTAIAGLITGIMLAVARVIGETAPIFIAASFTDNFNANPFEGPMQTLPVLAYTGYAFPGKDIAASNASAWGAALLLVILVVIFNLIARVCAKIFAPKGMR; encoded by the coding sequence ATGAGCGTTCTCAGCCCGCGCACCAAGCCCACCGGCCCCGTCGCAAACTCGCTGACCACCGGCCAGCTGCCCCGTTTTGCCGAGTTCTACATTCTGGGCGGCTCGCTTCTCGTCTCGGCCCTGCTGCTGCTGCTCGTCGGTTTCAGCATCGTCGGCTGGCTCGTACTCACGGCCGTGATCTATCTCATCGCGCTGGCGATTCTTTCCAGCGTCGTCGAGAACCGTCGCAAGGCGACCGACCGCGTCGTTCGCGGGTTGGTCACGGTAGCCTTCCTGCTCGCACTGATTCCGCTGGTATCCACACTGGCTACCGTGATCGCTCAGGGTGCCGGAGAGATCAGCTGGAGCTACATCACGTCGGTGGGTAGCTCGTCGTTCGACCCCAACACACTGACCGTCACCCAGACGCCCGGCGCTCTGCAGGCCATCGTGGGCACCCTGATCATCACGGGTATCGCCGCCCTCATCTCGATTCCCATCGGGCTGCTGACCTCGATCTATCTAGTCGAATACGCGCTGCCCAAACAGGGGCTTGCTCGCGCCGTCACGTTCTTGGTCGACGTCATGACGGGCATCCCCTCGATTGTCGCCGGTCTGTTCGCGTTCTCGCTGTTCTCGATCATCGTCGGCCCGAAAGCGTTCAGCGGCTTCTCGGCCTCGATCGCGTTGTGTGTGCTGATGATTCCGACCGTGGTGCGCTCGTGTGAAGAAATGCTGAAGCTGGTTCCGAACGACCTGCGCGAAGCGTCTTTCGCGCTGGGGGTGTCGAAGTTCTCGACCATCGTGAAGATCGTGCTGCCGACGGCCATTGCCGGGCTCATCACGGGCATCATGCTTGCTGTCGCCCGCGTCATCGGCGAGACCGCGCCGATCTTCATCGCCGCGAGCTTCACCGACAACTTCAACGCGAATCCGTTCGAGGGCCCCATGCAGACCCTTCCTGTGCTCGCCTACACCGGCTACGCCTTTCCCGGCAAAGACATCGCCGCCTCGAATGCTTCGGCGTGGGGTGCCGCTCTGCTGCTGGTGATTCTCGTGGTTATCTTCAACCTCATCGCGCGGGTCTGCGCGAAGATCTTCGCTCCGAAGGGCATGCGCTAA
- the pstB gene encoding phosphate ABC transporter ATP-binding protein PstB, whose product MSKRIEVNDLNVYYSDFLAVEGVSITIEPRTVTAFIGPSGCGKSTFLRTLNRMHEVIPGAHVKGEVLIDGNNLYAPGVDPVLVRRQVGMVFQRANPFPTMSIRDNVLAGLKLNNRRLAKSDADELVEKGLRGANLWNEVKDRLNLPGGGLSGGQQQRLCIARAITVSPDVLLMDEPCSALDPISTLAIEDLITELKEEYTIVIVTHNMQQASRVSDRTAFFNIAGTGKPGKLIEFNETTTIFGSPTMKETEDYVSGRFG is encoded by the coding sequence GTGTCGAAGCGCATCGAAGTCAACGATCTCAACGTGTACTACAGCGACTTTCTCGCCGTCGAAGGGGTATCGATCACCATCGAGCCCCGAACCGTCACCGCCTTCATCGGGCCATCGGGATGCGGCAAGTCCACGTTCTTGCGCACGCTCAACCGCATGCACGAGGTGATCCCCGGTGCCCACGTCAAAGGCGAGGTGCTGATCGACGGTAACAACCTCTACGCACCCGGAGTCGACCCCGTGCTTGTTCGCCGCCAGGTCGGCATGGTGTTTCAGCGCGCGAATCCGTTTCCCACCATGTCGATTCGCGACAACGTGCTCGCCGGTCTGAAGCTGAACAACCGCCGCCTGGCCAAGAGCGACGCCGACGAGCTGGTCGAGAAGGGCCTGCGCGGCGCGAACCTGTGGAACGAGGTGAAAGACCGCCTCAACCTGCCCGGCGGCGGCCTCTCGGGCGGACAACAGCAGCGTCTCTGCATCGCGCGCGCCATCACGGTCTCGCCCGACGTTCTGCTGATGGACGAGCCCTGCTCGGCCCTCGACCCCATCTCCACGCTCGCGATCGAAGACCTCATCACGGAGCTGAAAGAGGAGTACACGATCGTCATCGTGACCCACAACATGCAGCAGGCCAGCCGCGTCTCCGACCGCACCGCGTTCTTCAACATCGCCGGCACGGGCAAGCCCGGCAAGCTCATCGAGTTCAACGAGACCACCACCATCTTCGGCAGCCCCACCATGAAAGAAACCGAGGACTACGTCTCGGGCCGCTTCGGCTAA
- the pstC gene encoding phosphate ABC transporter permease subunit PstC: MQSAPTSSSGSTKAPGSTRPGGEPPKDGSATRSTGSFRFGDFIFKGLSTGSAILIMVILAGVALFLIISAIPAITADWSTNSDLNTGPTAAFPNFWAYVGPLIWGTLWAAAIALLFGAPVGIGIALFISHYAPRRLASLLGYLVDLLAAVPSIVFGLWGIIVIRPFLLPLSDWLSANLGWIPLFGGPVTTTGSTILAGALVLAVMILPIITSISREIFLQTPRLHEEAALALGATRWEMIRLSVFPYAKSGIVSATLLGLGRALGETMAIALIISPAILVSVRLITEGQNSQTIAANIALNFPIATTLQRDALIGTGLMLFVISLAVNSIARAIVGGKRGKRKKGGSKSSGPGPLSQLPSGDSAVIVTLDDVNRDGRASDVDTEPHISEDDVEGAGK; encoded by the coding sequence GTGCAATCTGCTCCCACGAGCTCGTCCGGGTCGACCAAAGCACCTGGTTCCACCCGACCGGGTGGCGAGCCGCCGAAAGACGGCTCCGCCACCCGGTCGACCGGGAGCTTTCGCTTCGGCGACTTCATCTTCAAGGGCCTCAGCACCGGCTCGGCCATTCTCATCATGGTCATCTTGGCCGGTGTCGCCCTCTTTCTCATCATCTCGGCTATCCCCGCGATCACGGCCGACTGGTCGACGAACAGCGATCTGAACACCGGCCCCACAGCCGCCTTCCCCAACTTCTGGGCCTACGTGGGCCCGCTCATCTGGGGAACACTCTGGGCCGCGGCCATCGCGCTGCTCTTCGGGGCCCCGGTGGGAATCGGCATCGCCCTCTTCATCTCGCACTACGCGCCGCGCCGTCTGGCCAGCCTCCTGGGCTACCTCGTCGACCTGCTGGCTGCGGTGCCCTCGATCGTGTTCGGTCTCTGGGGCATCATCGTCATCCGCCCGTTTCTGCTGCCGCTGTCTGACTGGCTGAGCGCGAACCTGGGCTGGATTCCACTGTTCGGCGGTCCCGTCACAACGACCGGTTCGACCATCCTCGCCGGCGCACTGGTGCTGGCGGTCATGATTCTGCCGATCATCACCTCGATCTCGCGCGAGATCTTCTTGCAGACGCCTCGGTTGCACGAGGAGGCCGCACTCGCTCTCGGAGCGACGCGCTGGGAGATGATTCGCCTGTCGGTCTTTCCTTACGCGAAGTCGGGCATCGTGAGCGCCACTCTGCTCGGCCTGGGCCGAGCGCTCGGCGAGACGATGGCCATTGCGCTGATCATCTCCCCGGCCATCCTGGTTTCGGTTCGGCTCATCACCGAGGGCCAGAACTCGCAGACCATCGCCGCGAACATCGCCCTGAACTTTCCGATCGCCACGACACTGCAGCGCGACGCCCTCATCGGCACCGGTCTGATGCTGTTCGTGATCTCGCTCGCGGTCAACTCCATCGCCCGGGCGATCGTCGGCGGCAAGAGGGGCAAACGCAAGAAGGGCGGCAGCAAGTCGAGCGGCCCCGGCCCGCTCAGTCAGCTGCCTTCCGGCGATTCCGCTGTGATTGTCACTCTCGATGATGTCAACCGCGACGGTCGCGCGAGCGACGTAGACACCGAACCGCATATTTCTGAAGACGACGTCGAAGGAGCAGGCAAATGA
- a CDS encoding endonuclease domain-containing protein: MPRHVLLPHPLQRDPFSVKKARLRGLSRSRLRGRDLKRPFPGVRLPPRSTATAIQAFAPRLRPREWFSHESAAQLWLVPLPPWRVRAEQVHVTIAAPGAASRVRGVRGHQSKDTASPRSVVRRFGLPCSDAADTWLGLAAQLSLKELVVAGDHLVLEPEVQDRADPRPYVALAELRARTAEFHGRGKARASAALELVRQGAESRPETLLRLLIRDARLPEPAVNPVIYDATGRIGRADLVFRQHRVIVEYDGDQHRTKKAQYRKDVIRWQRFMRAGWDVLRIHDDGLFTHPSRTIRDITDALTRAVATQSTLREVPQPRQVGALFANSTEVQEEGEG; the protein is encoded by the coding sequence ATGCCACGACATGTACTGCTGCCACATCCTCTTCAGCGCGATCCGTTCAGCGTCAAGAAGGCCCGCCTGCGCGGGCTCTCGCGGTCACGGCTTCGCGGCCGCGATCTGAAGCGCCCGTTCCCCGGGGTACGCCTGCCACCGCGTTCGACCGCCACGGCCATCCAGGCCTTCGCTCCACGCCTTCGGCCCCGAGAATGGTTCAGTCATGAATCTGCGGCGCAACTGTGGCTCGTTCCGCTGCCGCCCTGGCGAGTAAGAGCGGAGCAGGTGCACGTGACCATCGCGGCTCCGGGAGCCGCGTCACGGGTTCGTGGGGTTCGAGGGCACCAGAGCAAAGACACCGCGTCTCCACGGTCTGTGGTTCGGCGCTTCGGGCTCCCCTGTTCCGACGCTGCTGACACCTGGCTCGGCCTAGCCGCGCAACTCTCGTTGAAGGAGTTGGTGGTTGCGGGTGACCACCTGGTTCTGGAGCCAGAGGTTCAAGATCGCGCCGATCCCCGTCCGTATGTCGCTTTGGCCGAGCTGCGCGCACGAACGGCTGAGTTTCACGGGCGGGGTAAGGCACGGGCATCCGCTGCCCTCGAACTGGTGAGGCAGGGTGCCGAGTCGCGGCCCGAGACGCTACTGCGACTCCTCATTCGGGATGCTCGGCTGCCCGAACCCGCGGTGAACCCTGTGATCTACGATGCCACGGGCCGCATCGGCCGGGCGGACCTCGTCTTTCGGCAGCATCGCGTGATCGTCGAGTACGACGGCGATCAGCACCGCACGAAGAAGGCCCAGTACCGCAAAGACGTGATTCGCTGGCAACGGTTCATGCGCGCGGGTTGGGACGTACTGCGCATTCACGACGACGGGCTCTTCACCCACCCCTCACGAACTATTCGTGACATCACGGATGCTCTCACTCGAGCCGTGGCGACGCAATCCACTTTGCGAGAAGTGCCCCAACCACGCCAGGTTGGAGCACTTTTCGCAAACTCGACGGAGGTGCAAGAGGAGGGAGAGGGTTAG
- a CDS encoding anti-sigma factor, which produces MTRDDEYLSSGAYALNAMTADELRAFERALAESPELQRETDELSATATLLGLATAPVEPPASLKASLMAKLAETAQDAPASPRASTPSSVADTEQTETHEISAGEGASVPEYDIPSTPEIAPASANGSGSAAAKANARWFTKPMGVLVAAAAAVALFVGGGVVGNALTSSPPATSQDASASSLAQIFSAADVQSTHTSVEGGGQATVVWSNSVGSAAVVAQGMPSLPADKTYEAWYISGSSGVATPAGTFVPGGDATTWHVLSGSLTAGDTIGVTVEPAGGSQTPSTTPILAVSAA; this is translated from the coding sequence ATGACCCGCGATGATGAATACCTGTCGTCTGGTGCCTATGCCCTGAACGCGATGACGGCCGACGAACTGCGCGCTTTCGAGCGTGCGTTGGCTGAGTCGCCCGAGCTGCAGCGCGAAACCGACGAGCTGAGCGCCACGGCCACTCTGCTGGGATTGGCGACCGCGCCGGTCGAGCCGCCCGCGTCTCTGAAGGCCTCGCTGATGGCGAAGCTCGCCGAAACTGCTCAGGATGCTCCGGCCTCACCGCGGGCATCCACCCCGTCGAGCGTTGCCGACACCGAGCAGACCGAGACGCACGAAATCTCGGCGGGCGAGGGCGCGAGCGTGCCGGAGTACGACATTCCGTCGACGCCGGAGATCGCTCCCGCATCCGCCAACGGGTCGGGTTCTGCCGCCGCCAAGGCCAACGCCCGCTGGTTCACCAAGCCGATGGGCGTTCTCGTTGCCGCTGCTGCGGCCGTCGCCCTGTTCGTCGGCGGGGGAGTGGTGGGAAACGCGCTCACCTCGAGCCCTCCCGCGACCTCGCAAGACGCCTCGGCCAGCTCGCTCGCCCAGATCTTCTCGGCCGCCGACGTGCAGAGCACCCACACGTCGGTCGAAGGCGGCGGTCAGGCGACCGTCGTCTGGTCGAATTCGGTCGGATCCGCCGCCGTTGTAGCGCAGGGCATGCCCTCGCTGCCGGCAGACAAGACCTACGAGGCCTGGTACATCAGCGGCAGTTCGGGAGTCGCGACTCCCGCCGGAACGTTCGTTCCCGGCGGTGACGCCACGACCTGGCACGTGCTGAGCGGCAGCCTGACCGCCGGAGACACCATCGGCGTCACCGTCGAGCCCGCCGGCGGCTCTCAAACCCCCTCCACCACCCCCATCCTCGCCGTCAGCGCCGCCTAA